Proteins from a single region of Fodinibius sp. Rm-B-1B1-1:
- a CDS encoding SPOR domain-containing protein: MNSFRYHKFILFVAAFLFLATSSVFSQNRDNLPAEFREYTNPEELVRFDRSTSFTRAVDVINEFSQQFRGKAIVNRAEVDGNIGISVPPMHWMDALKLILRVNELHLVDKQDFFEIVTRKSLEAETEGQTAPQTARTADGEGPVATTQTHEVRINAIFFEGNRRALQEIGVDWSTISENVPESALGGGQGGGGQQGGGQGQQGSQVPSADFDGPFVQVNSKGAQSVSQDVFNALINVGEIGNTGIDVQALFSAFEADNLGEILASPTVKVMDGQEGKIQVGQDFSIKQRDIAGNVVENFFQVGTILTVTPQVITQQDTTFIHLDIDAERSSAQPDPVSTIINKQEATTQSLLLDGEATVIAGLYRTEKADVRRGVPILKDLPAWFFGLRYLFGYESHDFQMRELVILIQASLEPTIPERYGKESYDSKYEILQDERDRMQQEIRDGEEIMNRDPIEQDEMDNFEDSDTEQEPQEEDQRQQDTADSEDLKQQGQEENTPSETVENNDGEEASETLQDPEVKTEKVELNLGGGYEEDSVSTNGEESARDSDTQDSANNAGPTNNISTYYVVGGSFSVMENANNLQSELEANGYNSSIIKMQGSDINLVSYQGFDNLESAQKALRDIKQNQNPDAWLYKAQ, translated from the coding sequence ATGAATTCTTTTAGATACCATAAGTTTATTCTTTTTGTTGCGGCATTTTTATTTCTGGCTACAAGTAGTGTATTTAGTCAGAATAGAGATAATCTACCTGCAGAGTTCAGAGAATATACCAACCCCGAAGAATTAGTTCGGTTTGACCGAAGCACTTCGTTTACACGGGCTGTGGATGTTATCAATGAGTTTTCTCAACAATTTCGTGGTAAAGCTATTGTGAATCGTGCAGAGGTGGATGGAAATATTGGTATTTCGGTTCCTCCCATGCATTGGATGGATGCTCTCAAGCTGATTTTACGCGTTAATGAACTGCATTTAGTTGACAAACAGGACTTTTTTGAAATTGTTACACGAAAATCGTTAGAAGCTGAAACAGAAGGCCAAACTGCTCCCCAAACAGCGAGAACAGCAGATGGAGAAGGACCGGTGGCTACAACGCAAACCCACGAGGTCCGAATAAATGCGATATTTTTTGAAGGGAATCGCAGAGCCTTGCAAGAAATTGGAGTAGATTGGTCTACAATTTCTGAAAATGTTCCAGAGTCGGCCCTTGGTGGAGGTCAAGGTGGGGGTGGACAACAAGGGGGCGGTCAGGGTCAGCAAGGCTCACAAGTACCAAGCGCAGATTTTGACGGACCTTTTGTACAAGTAAATTCGAAAGGTGCTCAGAGTGTCTCACAAGATGTGTTTAATGCCTTAATTAACGTCGGGGAAATTGGCAACACTGGCATTGATGTCCAAGCTTTATTTAGTGCATTTGAAGCCGATAACCTGGGAGAAATTTTAGCTTCTCCCACGGTAAAAGTTATGGATGGCCAGGAGGGTAAAATACAGGTTGGTCAAGACTTTTCTATTAAACAACGTGATATTGCAGGGAATGTCGTTGAAAACTTCTTCCAGGTAGGTACCATTCTTACGGTAACCCCCCAAGTGATAACCCAGCAAGATACTACTTTTATCCATCTGGATATTGATGCTGAACGTTCATCTGCACAACCTGATCCTGTTAGTACCATTATCAATAAGCAGGAAGCAACGACACAATCATTGTTACTCGATGGAGAAGCAACAGTTATTGCAGGGTTGTACCGAACAGAAAAGGCTGATGTAAGGAGAGGGGTACCCATTTTGAAGGATCTGCCGGCTTGGTTTTTTGGATTACGATATCTCTTTGGCTACGAGTCGCATGACTTCCAGATGAGAGAACTCGTGATTTTGATTCAAGCTTCGTTAGAGCCTACGATCCCCGAACGATATGGTAAAGAGTCTTATGATTCAAAATATGAGATTCTACAGGATGAACGGGATCGCATGCAGCAAGAAATTCGGGACGGAGAAGAGATCATGAATCGAGATCCTATTGAGCAAGATGAGATGGATAATTTTGAGGATTCGGATACGGAGCAGGAACCTCAGGAAGAAGATCAAAGACAACAAGATACTGCTGACTCTGAAGATCTTAAGCAACAAGGTCAGGAAGAAAATACACCTTCCGAAACAGTGGAAAATAATGACGGGGAAGAAGCCTCTGAAACTCTCCAGGATCCTGAGGTTAAAACAGAAAAGGTTGAGCTCAACTTAGGAGGGGGATACGAAGAAGATTCTGTCTCAACAAATGGGGAAGAATCAGCACGAGATTCTGATACCCAAGATTCTGCCAATAATGCTGGGCCTACTAATAACATTTCCACTTACTATGTTGTTGGCGGATCATTTTCAGTGATGGAAAATGCTAATAACTTACAATCGGAATTAGAGGCCAATGGCTATAACTCATCAATTATCAAAATGCAGGGATCTGATATAAACCTTGTCTCATATCAAGGTTTTGATAACTTGGAAAGTGCCCAAAAAGCCCTTAGAGATATCAAGCAGAATCAAAACCCTGATGCCTGGTTGTATAAGGCTCAGTAA
- a CDS encoding alanine racemase, with protein MKNITSPTLLLDENICKINIHAMANKAKEHDLDFKPHMKTHQSATIGHWLRDADIEATTVSSVKMAQYFARHGWNDITIAFPCNIRQIDDLNELAANISLTILVNKTDVAKALDKKLQSPVSAYIEIDSGSARSGLPSDDIREIRSVIEVINTSNNITWAGLYSHPGHSYACRSKQQIEAVHHAVIRQFKQLKDELSQSYHDFEVCIGDTPCCSIGDTFGPVDAISPGNFVFYDLMQQQIGSCKFGDIAVAMACPIVDKYESHNQLIIQGGAIHFSKEFMKTNDTTHFGLVAERNDNSWKPVEPYSYVTKLSQEHGVVSCSAKLFQNYDIGDMVTVLPVHSCLTANLMSGYQTIGGEQISMMK; from the coding sequence ATGAAGAATATCACATCCCCAACCCTTTTGCTCGATGAAAACATTTGTAAGATCAATATTCATGCAATGGCAAATAAGGCAAAAGAACATGATTTGGATTTTAAGCCACACATGAAAACACACCAGTCGGCCACGATTGGTCATTGGCTTAGAGATGCCGATATAGAGGCTACAACAGTTTCTTCAGTAAAGATGGCTCAATATTTTGCCAGACATGGATGGAATGATATAACCATCGCCTTTCCATGCAACATTCGTCAGATTGATGACCTCAATGAGCTTGCTGCCAATATTTCGCTCACAATATTAGTCAATAAAACAGATGTAGCAAAAGCCCTTGATAAGAAACTGCAATCCCCTGTTAGTGCTTATATCGAAATTGATAGCGGATCGGCCCGGAGTGGATTACCCTCGGATGATATTAGGGAAATTAGATCTGTTATAGAGGTAATAAACACATCAAATAATATAACTTGGGCTGGACTTTACTCTCACCCAGGCCATTCCTATGCCTGCCGATCTAAACAGCAAATAGAGGCTGTCCATCACGCTGTCATACGACAATTTAAACAACTTAAGGATGAATTATCCCAAAGTTATCATGACTTTGAAGTTTGTATTGGGGATACTCCTTGTTGCTCGATTGGAGATACTTTTGGCCCGGTGGATGCTATTAGCCCCGGTAATTTTGTATTTTATGATCTAATGCAGCAGCAAATTGGCAGTTGTAAATTTGGTGATATCGCTGTTGCTATGGCTTGTCCTATTGTGGACAAGTATGAAAGTCATAATCAATTGATTATTCAAGGAGGCGCAATTCACTTTTCAAAAGAGTTCATGAAAACCAATGACACTACTCATTTTGGATTGGTTGCTGAACGGAATGATAATAGCTGGAAACCTGTAGAGCCTTATTCCTACGTCACAAAACTATCCCAAGAGCATGGTGTGGTATCATGTTCAGCAAAGCTGTTTCAAAACTATGACATCGGAGATATGGTTACTGTGTTACCTGTGCATTCATGTCTGACAGCCAATTTGATGAGTGGGTATCAGACTATCGGTGGAGAGCAAATTTCCATGATGAAATAA
- a CDS encoding dipeptidase yields the protein MNSIKNFSVIVLVVLIFASCSQQDQYQQQAKNLAQKVIIVDGHIDMPYRLKDNWVDVSVSAPDRDFDYPRAKEGGLDAPFMSIYIPVKYQGTGNAKAVADSLIDMVEGVASDNPDKFAIATSRDEIQTNFEKGIISLPLGIENGAPIQALSDVEYFYDRGVRYITLAHAKDNRISDSSYDTTANTHNGLSEYGKEVVHEMNRLGMMVDVSHITDSAFYDVIGTSEAPVIASHSSARHFTPGFERNMGDDLIKTLGENDGVIMINFGSTFLDSASQNSGEQVQQEITQLLEEKGLDPESEEGNQFSEQYFQDNFQFSTVEKVADHIDHVVNLVGIDHVGLGSDYDGVGPTLPTGLKDVSTYPNLFAELLERGYTEEDIEKIASGNVFRVWQKVDEVAASMQSEN from the coding sequence ATGAATAGCATAAAAAATTTTAGTGTTATCGTATTAGTGGTATTGATTTTTGCCAGCTGTTCGCAGCAGGATCAGTATCAACAGCAAGCGAAAAATCTTGCTCAAAAAGTAATAATTGTCGATGGACATATTGATATGCCCTATCGGTTGAAGGATAACTGGGTGGATGTATCCGTATCTGCTCCAGATCGCGACTTTGATTATCCCCGAGCGAAAGAAGGCGGGCTTGATGCTCCTTTTATGTCCATTTATATCCCTGTTAAATACCAAGGGACTGGGAATGCAAAAGCTGTGGCTGATAGCCTTATTGACATGGTTGAGGGCGTAGCTTCTGACAATCCTGATAAGTTTGCCATTGCAACTTCTCGTGATGAGATTCAGACTAATTTTGAGAAAGGTATTATTTCACTACCGCTGGGCATTGAAAACGGTGCTCCCATTCAGGCGTTATCGGATGTGGAATATTTCTATGATCGTGGGGTTCGCTATATTACCCTGGCTCATGCAAAAGACAACAGAATCAGTGATTCTTCTTACGACACAACCGCAAATACCCACAATGGTCTTAGCGAGTATGGCAAAGAGGTGGTTCATGAAATGAACCGACTGGGCATGATGGTAGATGTATCACATATTACTGATAGCGCTTTTTATGATGTTATCGGCACTTCCGAAGCTCCGGTTATTGCTTCTCATTCTTCGGCACGTCATTTCACTCCCGGATTTGAACGGAATATGGGTGATGACTTGATCAAGACACTTGGCGAAAATGATGGGGTTATCATGATTAATTTTGGATCTACATTTTTGGATAGTGCGTCCCAAAACAGTGGCGAACAAGTTCAACAAGAAATAACCCAATTGCTTGAAGAAAAGGGCTTAGATCCTGAAAGTGAGGAAGGTAATCAGTTTAGCGAGCAGTATTTCCAAGATAACTTCCAGTTTAGTACAGTCGAAAAAGTTGCTGATCATATTGACCATGTCGTAAATCTTGTGGGTATTGACCATGTGGGACTGGGCTCTGATTACGATGGTGTTGGTCCTACCCTGCCTACGGGCCTTAAGGATGTATCTACCTATCCAAATCTATTTGCAGAGCTGTTGGAGCGCGGATATACCGAAGAAGACATTGAAAAAATAGCGTCTGGTAATGTGTTTAGAGTGTGGCAAAAAGTGGATGAAGTTGCTGCCAGCATGCAATCCGAAAACTAA
- a CDS encoding M28 family metallopeptidase produces MAKIHLHRFRTFFIGLLIIGFWVSCDNNRTQNTKETNTYEKKIQDIKAEISADTLEANIRELTSFYTRHTASDTASDTTGIGAARRWVYGQFKDYQQRSNGRLHVQYSSFTADDQPKLEAETEIVNILAYLPGTQLESKDRMYLVTAHYDSRASDLMDARSQAPGASDNASGTAAVLELARVMSNYEFDATIVFLALAGKEQGQLGAKYIAEQASSQNRHIAGILNNDIIGNHRGIKKPDTVRVFAPGISSDGKLTQYQQTLLHTGGENDTPSRQLGRFMYHISEKYFNDVSVDLIYRKDRYWHKGDHLAFLEYDYPSVRISQLTEKHRRHDQDVRTEDGKQYGDLPKFINFDYTANVTRLNAITLATLADAPAPPTRVKIVIDKSFTDTRLKWKSNKEPDFKGYNIVWRRPSQPHWQHSKFVGDTLEYRLKDVPRDNFIFGVRSVDNFGHESPAVFPTPAL; encoded by the coding sequence ATGGCAAAAATTCATCTACATAGATTCAGAACATTTTTTATTGGTCTGCTCATCATTGGTTTTTGGGTGAGCTGCGACAACAATCGGACTCAAAATACCAAAGAAACTAACACCTATGAGAAAAAAATCCAGGATATAAAAGCAGAAATTTCTGCGGACACATTAGAAGCCAATATTCGTGAGCTTACCTCATTCTATACACGTCACACTGCATCTGACACCGCCAGTGACACCACAGGCATAGGCGCGGCCCGCCGGTGGGTCTACGGTCAATTTAAAGATTATCAACAACGCTCTAATGGGCGGCTGCATGTGCAATACAGTTCTTTTACAGCAGATGATCAGCCAAAACTTGAAGCAGAAACGGAAATCGTTAATATATTAGCTTATCTGCCCGGTACACAATTAGAGAGCAAAGATCGTATGTATCTTGTTACGGCCCATTATGATTCTCGTGCCTCTGATCTTATGGATGCAAGAAGTCAGGCTCCGGGAGCCAGTGATAACGCATCCGGAACGGCAGCCGTGCTTGAGTTGGCAAGGGTAATGTCGAATTATGAATTTGATGCTACTATAGTATTTTTGGCTTTAGCCGGAAAAGAGCAGGGGCAACTGGGCGCCAAATATATTGCCGAGCAGGCCTCCTCACAAAATCGTCATATTGCCGGCATTCTTAATAATGATATTATTGGTAACCACCGTGGAATAAAGAAACCAGACACCGTTCGTGTTTTTGCTCCCGGAATTTCTTCTGACGGTAAATTAACTCAATATCAACAAACGTTGTTACATACAGGTGGAGAAAATGATACTCCGAGCCGCCAGTTGGGGCGATTCATGTATCATATTAGTGAAAAATATTTTAATGACGTTTCAGTTGACCTGATCTATCGAAAAGATCGGTATTGGCATAAAGGAGATCATTTGGCCTTTCTCGAGTATGATTATCCATCTGTTAGAATCAGTCAGCTTACCGAGAAACATCGACGTCATGACCAAGATGTACGCACCGAGGATGGAAAACAATACGGCGATCTACCCAAGTTTATCAACTTTGATTATACTGCCAATGTCACGAGGCTAAATGCTATAACATTGGCGACGCTGGCCGATGCACCGGCTCCTCCAACAAGAGTAAAAATTGTTATTGATAAATCGTTTACTGATACTCGATTGAAATGGAAGTCTAATAAAGAACCGGATTTCAAAGGATATAATATTGTTTGGCGCAGGCCATCTCAACCACACTGGCAGCATTCAAAATTTGTTGGAGATACCTTAGAATACCGGCTTAAAGATGTGCCCAGAGATAATTTTATTTTTGGCGTTCGTTCCGTGGATAACTTCGGACACGAGAGTCCGGCCGTATTTCCTACCCCTGCCTTGTAA
- a CDS encoding AAA family ATPase, translating into MKTIAFTNQKGGVGKTTSTINVGAGLAKHGFSVLLVDLDPQANLTYSLRLSSNRLDKSIYEVLKGDISADEAIISHDGFDIMPSSIDLSGAEMEFANEPAREMILKNKLNSLSKDYDYILIDCPPNLGLLTLNAFTAVEDLFIVVQSEYLALHGLSKLMDVIQIVKERLNPDIEISGIICTLYDGRKNLNKEVVDHIKDYFGDKVFNTLIRDNVALAEAPSHHKTIFEYAPDSHGAKDYEALSKEILNGQLQHA; encoded by the coding sequence ATGAAAACGATCGCTTTTACCAACCAAAAAGGAGGAGTAGGGAAAACAACGTCAACTATCAATGTGGGGGCAGGTCTTGCCAAGCATGGTTTTAGTGTACTACTGGTGGATTTGGACCCACAAGCGAACTTAACTTATTCGTTACGGCTTAGTTCAAACCGACTGGACAAAAGTATATACGAAGTTCTCAAAGGAGATATCTCGGCTGATGAAGCTATTATCAGTCATGACGGTTTCGATATTATGCCGTCCTCAATAGACTTGTCAGGGGCAGAAATGGAGTTTGCCAATGAACCGGCCCGGGAGATGATACTAAAAAACAAGCTAAATAGTTTATCCAAAGATTACGACTACATTCTTATCGACTGCCCGCCAAATTTAGGCCTATTAACGCTCAATGCTTTTACAGCCGTTGAAGATTTATTTATTGTAGTGCAATCGGAATATTTGGCGCTTCACGGACTTTCTAAACTTATGGATGTGATCCAAATCGTTAAAGAACGGCTTAATCCCGATATCGAGATTAGTGGTATCATTTGCACGCTTTATGATGGTCGTAAAAATCTGAACAAAGAAGTCGTCGATCACATAAAAGATTACTTTGGCGATAAGGTTTTCAATACTCTTATTCGGGATAATGTAGCCCTTGCCGAAGCGCCCAGTCATCATAAAACAATATTTGAGTATGCTCCTGACAGCCATGGGGCTAAAGATTATGAAGCCTTGTCGAAAGAGATATTAAACGGACAATTGCAGCACGCGTAG